CCCGATTAATACCGCCCGCCCCATTTTGCAGTCGTTGATTGAGAAAGGGAAGGTAATCCGGCCCTATCTGGGCATTGGTGTATGGGATAAAAATTCGGCGGCTCAATACGGCTATAGCTTAAATATTGACAAAGGCGTCTACGTTGCCAAGCTCTACAAGAACGGAGCGGCCGCCAAGGCAGGCATCAAACAGGGCGATGTCATTTTGAAGGTGGCCGGCACCGACACCAATACCGTGGCCGATCTGCGTTCGGTTACTGATGCCCAGGCCGTAGGCAGCAGTGTGGAGGTGGTCATTCAGCGAAACGATAAAACGATGACCGTAACCGTAACTTTAGAAGAGATGCCGGAACAGCAATAAAATGAAAATCACTGTAGTTGCTGTAGGAAAAATAAAAGAAAAATATCTTACTGCCGGCATTGCCGAATTTGCTAAACGTTTGACTCCCTATTGCAAATTTAGTATTGTCGAAGTAGACGAAGAAAAAATGCCGGATAACCCCTCGGCGGCTGAAAAGGTCAAAGCCCTGGCCCGCGAAGGGGAACGGATGCTTAAATACATTAAGGCTGACAGCTACCTCATCGTACTGGATGTGGCCGGCAAACTGGCTTCATCGGAGGAACTGTCCGCTAAACTGGACCACCTGGCGCTCACTGGCAAGAGTGATATCACCTTCGCCATCGGCGGCGCCTTCGGCTTGGCTGATAACATAAGGACAGCCGCTAACGAGCGACTGTCCTTTTCCAAGATGACCTTTACCCACCAAATGATCCGCCTGCTGCTGACCGAACAAATCTACCGGGCGTTTAAGATCAGCCGGGGGGAACCGTATCACTGGTAACGGTGCTGGTTTTTGACCTCAAGTCCTGTTTTTGCAGGACTTGAGGTTTTTTTTATGCCTGGCTTTTAACCATAGGGAGGGTAACCGCCCTCATTGCCCTGCAACTAAGAATGAGAAAAGTCGAAAAAAAAAGCTTGAAGTGTTAATTAAGACTAGTATACTGATAGTAACGGCGCCGTAAATAAATAGAAACGGAGAGATTTATTTATGGAACAATTTAAATTAAGCTCAATAGGGACGATCCAAATCGATGATGATGGCATGAAGGTGGTATTGGATAGAGAATATATTCCGGCCATTACGAATCTAGCGGATTTTAAGTATATCAATGTACTATGGTGGTTTGATAAATATGATAGTGCCGCATCAAGGACAAAACTTATTGAAAAGAAGCCTTACAAAAATGCCCCGGAGGTATTAGGAACTTTTGCAACACGTTCTCCGGAACGGCCAAACCCTATAGGGGTTACCTGCAGCTATGTCACGTATGTTGATTATCAAAATGGTATTATTGGCTTGGCCTATATGGATGCCGATCATGGTACGCCTGTTCTTGATATTAAGCCCTACATGCCCAGCCTTGACAGGGTAGAAGCGCCCTTAATGCCGGAATGGTGCTCAAATTGGCCTAAAAATGTGGAAGATTCGGGAGAGTTTGATTGGAGTTCAGTCTTTAACTTTTAGCTTATAATGGTAAAGAAAGTCCTCAAGTCTTGAAAACTTTAAGGCTTGAGGACTTTCTGTTGCAAGTGGGAAAAAAGAGATTGTTTTCGTGGTCGAGAAGCAAGGGGAAACATCTATGTTCAGGCCGTCTATCTACTCGTCGATAAAAAGACAGGGACGGGAGTTTTGAATATTCTTGTTGAACGGTACCGGTCGTCCGGTGAGGTGGATACCGCCTGTCCGGACGCACGATACCGCTAAAAATTATTCGCTTAGCCTTTTATCCAAACCATAAACCTCTCTCATTGATAAATCTTTCGTTGGATCGACGCTTTCGATGTTAATCTTGTAGGCATCATGGACAATACGATCAAGAATGGCATCATCCAGTGGCGAATCATCACCGCCAAGCTGCTCATACCAACCTTCATGGCGGTATTGGGAGCAAAAAATCGTAGATGAGCGTTTCCTGCGTCGATGAAGGAGTTCAAAGATATCCTTTGCCTCATTCGGTGTTGGTTTTAAGAGTAACCATTCATCGATAATCAGAAGTACGGGATTGGAATATTTCTGCATGACCTTCTTGTAAGTGCCTTCATTTCTTGCATGCTCCAAGTCCAACAGGAGATCAGGAAGCCGAACGTACTGCGTTTTGTAATAGTGCTTGCAAGCTTCCATTCCGAAGGCATTGGCCAGATACGTCTTGCCGCAGCCGGTTGCGCCGGTAATGAAAACATTTCGGAATTCTGCGATGTACTCACAAGTTGCCAAGCGTTTAACCAGGTCTTTATTGATTTTTCGTCCAGATGAATAGTTGATTCCGATGATACTTGCATCAGGTTGCTCAAACTCAGCACTTTTAATGAGTCTATGCAAGCGATTGTTTTTTCTTCTGGTGTATTCGATATCGACCATCATGCCTATGCGGTCTTCAAAGTCGATCTCCTTCATGTTAGGCTCAGATAGTTGCTGAAGGTAGGCTTCAGCCATTGCAGTCAAACGCATGCCTATCAGTTTATCAATGGTTGGATTATTGATCATTGCCCTTTACCTCCATAGTAGTTTGCGCCCCGTGTCACGCCATAATGGTTCTTTGTGGGTTTTGCTGCGTCTGGCTTTGATGGCTCTTTTGTCCCGGTGGAAAGAATGTTTTTGATACTCTTATAACTTGGACTTGCCGTATAACTCAAAGCTTTTTCACAAGCTGCTTCTAGGCGCGATTCTGAGTGCCTAGAAGCTAATTTAAGTAAACCCATGCAACTCTTATAGGTTTGTTGTTCCACGGAACTGGAGGATAAGATGGCAATAATGGATTTGTGGGTGCCAGGCCCAATTTTCTGTGCCCAATGCTTGAAACGATCGCCGTTCCACTCCAAATACTTCTGGTGGTCGGGTGGCATGTGTTCCAAGAGGGTGCTGTATTGCCCCTTTCGACCATAAAGTCGCTTATGGGATGCAACACGATTATGATTATAAAAGATTTCTAAAACCCTATCAGTAATCCTCACATCGACCTTGCGTTTGATATATTCATATGGTACGGAATATAGCATTCCCTCAAGTGATATGTGATAATTGAACTGAACGGTGGCTTGTTTCCAATCCGCCAGTTCATAAGAGGTAACTGGTAGTGGGCTTAGGAACGGCAACTCTTCGTGGTGGAAGAGACTCCACCGGCTACCTTCTTTCTTTTGAAACTCCTTTGAATTAAACACTTTAAGTTTTTCTCGGATTGCAGTATTAAGTTCTACCAACGAGAAGAATTGCTCATTTCTGAGTGCAGCAGTAATCCAAGTAGAAATGTTGCCAACGGTACCCTCGACACTTGCTTTATCTTTAGGTTTCCGAACCCTGGCTGGGATTATTGCTGTATTATAGTGCTCCGCCATTTCGTGATAAGTGACATTGAGCTTGGGTGTATACCAATCTTTCGTATGAACCACAGCAGTTTTACAGTTATCAGGAACAAGAATTTTAGCGGTACCGCCGAAAAGGTTGTACATATGGACGTGTGCTGTAATCCAAGCCCTCTGCTTTTCATTGATAAATGCTTCAACATAAGCGTACTGACTATAGGTCATAACACCAACAAAGAGAAATGCCTCAGTAATTTCTCCTGTATCAGGATCAATAATCTTGGCGGGATCTCCCGCCCAGTCCACTTCGATCTGTTCGCCAGGTTTGCGGCTAATGTGCATGGTTGCGCGACGCTTTTGTTCATCAAGCTGAATGTAATGACAAAACTGTGAATACATCAGAGATTCTTCATCGTTAAGTCGACATTCTTCCATATACTCAGTCCAGAGCAACTTTTTACTGACACCATTTTTCAATAGTTCGTTACGAACGTAGAATTATCGGGGACGGTCCATTCGATTCATAGAATGTAAGTATATAAATATAACTATATAACTATACAAATTTAACGAGAGATTATCTAAGCCAGATAATTAGACTCAATGGTACCGTCCCCTGTAGGGTGTAGAAGCGGCAAGGTTCAGGATACTGAACTTTGCCGCTTGGCGGTTTGTAGTATTTGTAGGCTATCTATATGCTGTGGCGGTTCATGGTGTAAGTATGGTATTTTCTACATAGGCCTTGAAATGTGTTGCAGCAGGCGACATATAGCTATTTGTTCGCCATACCATTTGAATTACTGTTAAACAATGAGGAATACGGACACGAATAATTGAGATTTTTTGCATATCGAGTCCTGGTATAAAGGGGATTAAAGCAACGCCGTACTTAGCTCCGACAAGTCCGGCAATGGTTCTTTCCTCAAATGCCTCGAAAGAGATCTTTGGATGAAAGCCAGCATCCCGGCAAAAATCCACAACTATATCATGGAGTGCTGTTTCAGGTTTATAAAGAACAAATGGATCATTGGCCACTTCGCACAAATCAACTTGCTCCTTAGTGGCAAGTCTATGATCTTTATGAACAATTAAAAATAGCTCTTGTTTCATGATGGGGATTGAACTCAAAGTCTCCATTGGCTCTTGCTGCGTACAAAAACCAATATCTATTGTTGTAGACTCTAATTGGCTTAGAATTCTCTTTGTGGTATCTTGGTTCAACTGAAATTTAATCCCGGGCGCCTGTTTCTGAAAAGCACTAATCAGATCTGGAACAAAACTTGAGCCAAGTGGCTGAATGAAGGCAATTAAGATCGTGCCATGAGAAGGATCGATCATATTGTGTATTTCTTTCTGAGCATCTAGCAGTTCTTTTAAAGCAATATCAACATGTCTGAGGAAAACTTCTCCGTAACGGTTTAAGACCACACCTCGACTTTTACGTTCAAATAATGGAATGCCTAGTTCTTCTTCCATTCGAGCTATTGACCTGCTCAGGGCAGATTGCGACAGAGCTAAGTCATCTGCGGCCTTTGTAAAATTGCGTTTGTTGGCAAGCGTCTGAAAGTATTTAAGTTGATGTAAGTCCATGGAAATGCACCTCTGATAAAATAGTGATATTACAATTATGCATTAAAGCCATGCAAAAGACAATTAGTTATGCATGGCTTTTTGATGTATAATGAACAAGCCGCATAAAACATGTATGGAGTGATTAACTTGAACAACGAGAATTTATGGACTAAGAATTTTATTAGCATAACTTTCCTCAGCTTTAGTATTTTTTTTGCCTTTTATATATTACTTGCAATCCTTCCCTTATATATGCTAGGCTCACTTAATGCTAGCACAGATAAAGTAGATCTAATGGTTACGTTATTTCTAGGGGCGGCTATACTCATTCGACCTTTTGCGGGGCAATGGGTGGGTAGGTGGTCTCAGAAAAAGATCTTAATGTATTCAACTATTGCATTTTTTGCATCTACGCTTCTATATCCCTTTGCAACGAATATTAAGGCATTGCTTATTCTGCGTGGTTTTCATGGTCTGGCATTTGGTGTTATTACGACTGTAAAAGGCACTATCTGTGCTGAAATCATTCCGCCTTCTAGACGTGGTGAAGGTTTAAGCTATTTCTCACTGGCTATGTGTCTGGCCATGGTATTAGGGCCATATATCGGGCTGACTCTTGCTAATAGTAATTCTTACAATATTGCTTTTGCGATTTGTATGGGTATTTCAGCTGCAAATATTGGCCTTGTTATTATCACGAGAATTCCACAAGAGGCTAAAGAACAGAAAGAGATGTTAAGGGAGAGTAAATTTTCCTGGAATGACCTCTTCGATAAAAATGCAGCGCCATTTGCTTGTGCAATATTTATTTTAGCATGTGCCTATTCAGGTATTTCAGCCTTTCTAGCGCTGTACGCGAAAGAAATAGGCCTGGTAAAAGTAGCCAGTTATTTCTTCCTTGTTTATGCAGCATTTATGATGGTTTCCCGTCCATTTACGGGACGATGGTGTGATAGATTGGGCAGTAAAGTTATCATTTATCCTTGTTTGGCCCTCTTTGCGGTAGGAATGCTTTTATTAAGCCTGGCTCATTCAAGTGTACTAATTTTATTGGCTGGGGCTATCATTGGTATTGGTTATGGTTCTGTAACACCAGTATTTCAAACGCAAATTATTAATTCAGTTGAACGTCATAGAGTTGGAATCGCAAATTCCTTATTCTTTAATTCGATGGACGCGGGTATGGCTATTGGTGCGTATGTATTGGGTATTATAGCGGGCTCTTTTGGCTATGGTGGTATTTATATGACGGGATTTATTTTGATTGTGGCCGCTACACTGCAGTACTTTGTTCTAACTTCCAGAGTGAAGTCCGAGCCGTTCTTAAAAGAGGAAGAATTTGCAGAATAATAAATTAAAGAAACATGAGTGAAGGCATGTTTAGTAAAATTTTAGTTCCTGTTGACGGGTCGACGGAAGCGATAGAGGCGGTAAAATTTGCTAGGAAAATTGCTGAGAAATTTAGCAGTGCTGTAACCTTGATTCATATCATTCAACATGCGGCGTACATTGATTCAGACGCTCATTCGATGGTAAGCTCCATAATTAAAAGCTTGGATGAGCGAGGTAATCAAGTGCTTGCACAAGCATTAGAATTTTATCAGGACTATGAAGGTCGAGTAGCAACATGCATCGAACATGGTCATCCGGGTGTAAAAATAACGGAAATCAGTAAGGAGCAAAATTATTCATTAATCGTTATGGGACGGCGCGGTATGAGTGATATCGGTAAGCTTTTAATAGGCAGCGTTAGCAATTACGTACTTCATTATGCTGACTGCCCAACCTTAATCATTCGCGGGCATAAATAGGGTATAGTTTAACTAAAACCGCGAAATGTAAATCAGAGGTTAAATGCTTTCAAGTGATCCCGGGTTTTAGTGAGATCAATGTCACAGACTGATACTATTGCCGTTCCGCTACACTTTCATTACGTTAATTATTGAGTTAGATACGATATGTCGGAAAGTATCTGTATCCAAGAACTTAATACCGTTAATTTCAAGGATATAGTTGCCAGTCTTTAATCCAATTTGCTCAGCCAGAGACCTTGCAGCAATATCAACACTCACAATATAAAATCCTATATCAAAATATTGAGGGCAATGAGGGCGATTTCATTGCCCTTTCCAGCACCGTTTGACCCGATACGGAGAACCTGTACCATTGGTAAAGGTGAAAAATGGCCTCAATCCTTCCCAATGCGGGGTTAGAGG
The sequence above is drawn from the Propionispora vibrioides genome and encodes:
- the rlmH gene encoding 23S rRNA (pseudouridine(1915)-N(3))-methyltransferase RlmH → MKITVVAVGKIKEKYLTAGIAEFAKRLTPYCKFSIVEVDEEKMPDNPSAAEKVKALAREGERMLKYIKADSYLIVLDVAGKLASSEELSAKLDHLALTGKSDITFAIGGAFGLADNIRTAANERLSFSKMTFTHQMIRLLLTEQIYRAFKISRGEPYHW
- a CDS encoding TrmO family methyltransferase domain-containing protein; this translates as MEQFKLSSIGTIQIDDDGMKVVLDREYIPAITNLADFKYINVLWWFDKYDSAASRTKLIEKKPYKNAPEVLGTFATRSPERPNPIGVTCSYVTYVDYQNGIIGLAYMDADHGTPVLDIKPYMPSLDRVEAPLMPEWCSNWPKNVEDSGEFDWSSVFNF
- the istB gene encoding IS21-like element helper ATPase IstB — encoded protein: MINNPTIDKLIGMRLTAMAEAYLQQLSEPNMKEIDFEDRIGMMVDIEYTRRKNNRLHRLIKSAEFEQPDASIIGINYSSGRKINKDLVKRLATCEYIAEFRNVFITGATGCGKTYLANAFGMEACKHYYKTQYVRLPDLLLDLEHARNEGTYKKVMQKYSNPVLLIIDEWLLLKPTPNEAKDIFELLHRRRKRSSTIFCSQYRHEGWYEQLGGDDSPLDDAILDRIVHDAYKINIESVDPTKDLSMREVYGLDKRLSE
- the istA gene encoding IS21 family transposase, whose translation is MKNGVSKKLLWTEYMEECRLNDEESLMYSQFCHYIQLDEQKRRATMHISRKPGEQIEVDWAGDPAKIIDPDTGEITEAFLFVGVMTYSQYAYVEAFINEKQRAWITAHVHMYNLFGGTAKILVPDNCKTAVVHTKDWYTPKLNVTYHEMAEHYNTAIIPARVRKPKDKASVEGTVGNISTWITAALRNEQFFSLVELNTAIREKLKVFNSKEFQKKEGSRWSLFHHEELPFLSPLPVTSYELADWKQATVQFNYHISLEGMLYSVPYEYIKRKVDVRITDRVLEIFYNHNRVASHKRLYGRKGQYSTLLEHMPPDHQKYLEWNGDRFKHWAQKIGPGTHKSIIAILSSSSVEQQTYKSCMGLLKLASRHSESRLEAACEKALSYTASPSYKSIKNILSTGTKEPSKPDAAKPTKNHYGVTRGANYYGGKGQ
- a CDS encoding LysR family transcriptional regulator — translated: MDLHQLKYFQTLANKRNFTKAADDLALSQSALSRSIARMEEELGIPLFERKSRGVVLNRYGEVFLRHVDIALKELLDAQKEIHNMIDPSHGTILIAFIQPLGSSFVPDLISAFQKQAPGIKFQLNQDTTKRILSQLESTTIDIGFCTQQEPMETLSSIPIMKQELFLIVHKDHRLATKEQVDLCEVANDPFVLYKPETALHDIVVDFCRDAGFHPKISFEAFEERTIAGLVGAKYGVALIPFIPGLDMQKISIIRVRIPHCLTVIQMVWRTNSYMSPAATHFKAYVENTILTP
- a CDS encoding MFS transporter; amino-acid sequence: MNNENLWTKNFISITFLSFSIFFAFYILLAILPLYMLGSLNASTDKVDLMVTLFLGAAILIRPFAGQWVGRWSQKKILMYSTIAFFASTLLYPFATNIKALLILRGFHGLAFGVITTVKGTICAEIIPPSRRGEGLSYFSLAMCLAMVLGPYIGLTLANSNSYNIAFAICMGISAANIGLVIITRIPQEAKEQKEMLRESKFSWNDLFDKNAAPFACAIFILACAYSGISAFLALYAKEIGLVKVASYFFLVYAAFMMVSRPFTGRWCDRLGSKVIIYPCLALFAVGMLLLSLAHSSVLILLAGAIIGIGYGSVTPVFQTQIINSVERHRVGIANSLFFNSMDAGMAIGAYVLGIIAGSFGYGGIYMTGFILIVAATLQYFVLTSRVKSEPFLKEEEFAE
- a CDS encoding universal stress protein is translated as MFSKILVPVDGSTEAIEAVKFARKIAEKFSSAVTLIHIIQHAAYIDSDAHSMVSSIIKSLDERGNQVLAQALEFYQDYEGRVATCIEHGHPGVKITEISKEQNYSLIVMGRRGMSDIGKLLIGSVSNYVLHYADCPTLIIRGHK